The DNA region GAATTTGAGTTCTTAATCTCAAgcattctcaaaaatatttcttcaaaataattTCAGCTATGATTTATCCAGAACAACAATTAACCCATCGATATTGAGATTTGCTTCCTTGTAttcttcaaacttgatttttttctataaaacatGCTTGATTTAAAACAGTTATtattaattcaattcaaatccATTACGCAGACGGAACTTGTTTCATATttgtatcgaccatttttgACTGCTAATGTCGGTGACAAGGGACGAACCACTAGTCAAAACAACGAACGTTCGGCtcccacaaaaaataaaaaaaaaccaacaataAATAATTTCGATTATTTCATAATTGTACGTGCCGgtagaaaacgtttcaaatttGGTAGCAATAGTTCCTGTCGTCATGGGGTGACATAACAAGTTTATGGCAAGGTACTCAGAAAGTGATAAAAATCGTTTTAATgagaaacaaaaacattgcCGGCATATTAATAATTTCAATTGAAGATGTGTGACAGAATGTAGGCACGCCGGCAGACATAACGGTCGTTGATTTGATGGCTTCGATTGCATGGGAAAACTTTCATCGCTCATGCTGGCAAGACCACGGCTTGGTTGGTCGTTGAAAGTTATGAACGTTACGCAGATATTGAAGGTTCAAGTTGTATGCAACTTAAGTAAATGTGGTTGCTCATGCTTCGGgcgcttttaaaaacattaccgGATTGAACGTTGGCgccacattttgtttcaaatgctGTTATGTTGTCATCTTGAACCATTAAATTatagtttttattatttatacaACACTATATTCTTGCATTTAAACCATCAGGTTATATTacgaatcaatttttttaacacaaCCAGCCTCATAATAAGAACTAACAAGGTCATAGCACAGACATAGTCTGTGGTCATagttcattaaaatattaaatttcaaaaattattgagCTCAAAATATGGAAATCTACGGAAAAAATGTGCAAGGATTTGTGTTCTACACAGTCTAAACTCAACAATCCAAaggagtttttgaaaattttaaaaccaatatGGCAGCTGAAATGGCGCAGatgaaatatttagaaaatgcaTTTGGAAATGGCGGGCAATTAACTGCTTAAATATGACTTAATTGTGGTCGCAGAGCttgaatttgatgaaaaaagtaagcaattcaataattcaaaaaataaagaaaaaaatccaaagttcTTAATAAATCTTCCGAAAATTAAACTTGGGGGTTCTcgtggtttatagatggtcCCTGATAGTGTtcaatatttttccaattcCGGTTGTTTACTTTCTCTGCACGGTGTGTTTActagaacaaacttaagataaaacattcggcaagtctgatatttggcaccatgaaagaagggctctttcccgatatttgcggggtccggcgaaatatttcgtcgggtcTTAgactagagcaactttttttatgattttttttttcgattttataggatttttcttcagaaaagtcgatggAAATCAATGCTGTTATTCGTTGAAATCAACGGCGTTTATATCATCGATGTCGatgatcgttgatttaaacgtaatcgtaatcgcagccatcgttgatttaaccgtcaacgtcaacggagtcgtttatttaaacggcgttgatcaacgcgttgattatcgataatcaaagAGTTGATCAACGGCAttcttttatagttttctagagttttatgaggaaagaacgatttttttcataaatgtattGATTGGGAAACATTCTCAAATAGATGTGACATGGTTGTTCGGGGATCCGGGTGTACCAAGAGGACCGAAGTGACCGGATTTTAAACCGTAATTTAAGCCTTAGCTAATTGCTGGTCACTTTCATCTCCACTTTGGTTCCCAAGTCCAACCAGGATTTTTCTTATGTAAATGACACCGAGGACGGACGGGAACCGAGATATGGTCGGATTAACACCGGAATTATTGTTCCGCTGGGTTCAGTAAGAGTCTCGCATGGCTAAATAACgacagaatttgtttttctatgatACAATACTGAATTGACCGCATGACCCATGTTCCAGAACCCAGATTGAGATCGGCCaagatgtcaaacttcatgacaGACCGGAGTAGCTACCTGCTAGTATTCAAAgagtaaacaaaatatttatgaccTACTGCGATCGGTTTTCGGCACCACACGAAAGATTTTTCTCGGGTTCAATCGAAACTCATTGATCACCAACAGTAGGCTACTCCGGTCtgtcatgaagtttgacatcttGGCCGATCTCAATCAGGGTTCTGGAACATGGGTCATGCGGTCAATTCAGTATTGTatcatagaaaaacaaattctgtcGTTATTTAGCCATGCGAGACTCTTACTGAACCCAGCGGAACAATAATTCCGGTGTTAATCCGACCATATCTCGGTTCCCGTCCGTCCTCGGTGTCATTTACATAAGAAAAATCCTGGTTGGACTTGGGAACCAAAGTGGAGATGAAAGTGACCAGCAAATAGCTAAGGCTTAAATTACGGTTTGAAATCCGGTCACTTCGGTCCTCTTGGTACACCCGGATCCCCGAACAACCATGTCACATCTATTTGAGAATGTTTCCCAATCaatacatttatgaaaaaatcgttctttcctcataaaactctagaaaactataaaagaaCGCCATTGATCAACTctttgattatcgataatcaacgccgtttaaatcaacgactccgttgacgttgacgattaaatcaacgatggctgcgattacgattacgattaaatcaacgatcaACGACATCGATGACGTTGATTCATCGATTAACAGCATTGATGGAAATCTatgggttcatgttcatattcatcagcttttaaataaaatactctTAGTTTAGCAATGTTGCTGTATTTTTAAGACAAATTGTGTGAAGAAAGATTTTTATTTGGCCGTTTTGAGGTTTTCTGCTTGGATGTTGGGGttattttgtcttttgtcttttgtcttttgtcttttgtcttttgtcttttgtcttttgtcttttgtcttttgtcttttgtcttttgtcttttgtcttttgtcttttgtcttttgtcttttgtcttttgtcttttgtcttttgtcttttgtcttttgtcttttgtcttttgtcttttgtcttttgtcttttgtcttttgtcttttgtcttttgtcttttgtcttttgtcttttgtcttttgtgagaagtgcggtgcttcggtggacgcgcagtcctgttttttcgtgataattttcgtctcttttgtgtcgctctttgtgtgcatggggtgattgggcataataattgaataatgccatcagaagtgcggtgcttcggtggacgcgcagtcctgttttttcgtgataattttcgtctcttttgtgtcgctttgtgtgcatggggtgattgggcataataattgaataatgccatcagaagtgcggtgcttcggtggacgcgcagtcctgttttttcgtgataattttcgtctcttttgtgtcgctctttgtgtgcatgaggtgattgggcataataattgaataatgccatcagaagtgcggtgcttcggtggacgcgcagtcctgttttttcgtgataattttcgtctcttttgtgtcgctctttgtgtgcatgaggtgattgggcataataattgaataatgccatcagaagtgcggtgcttcggtggacgcgcagtcctgttttttcgtgataattttcgtctcttttgtgtcgctctttgtgtgcatgaggtgattgggcataataattgaataatgccatcagaagtgcggtgcttcggtggacgcgcagtcctgttttttcgtgataattttcgtctcttttgtgtcgctctttgtgtgcatgaggtgattgggcataataattgaataatgccatcagaagtgcggtgcttcgatggacgcgcagtcctgttttttcgtgataattttcgtctcttttgtgtcgctctttgtgtgcatggggtgattgggcataataattgaataatgccatcagaagtgcggtgcttcggtggacgcgcagtcctgttttttcgtgataattttcgtctcttttgtgtcgctctttgtgtgcatgaggtgattgggcataataattgaataatgccatcagaagtgcggtgcttcggtggacgcgcagtcctgttttttcgtgataattttcgtctcttttgtgtcgctctttgtgtgcatgaggtgattgggcataataattgaataatgccatcagaagtgcggtgcttcggtggacgcgcagtcctgttttttcgtgataattttcgtctcttttgtgtcgctctttgtgtgcatgaggtgattgggcataataattgaataatgccatcaagtgcggtgcttcggtggacgcgcagtcctgtttttcgtgataattttcgtctcttttctGTTGCTTTTtatgtgcatggggtgattggttttatgtgagtaggttttatgtgattaggttttatttttatgttattttctttctctccatttcctcagtttgatttgcgatgcctttccgtcgggtcgtgttttttcgcgttcgtcgtcggtgtgtttttcgtttttttgcgtGCGTATGTGTGTGTAAAAGTGCGGCTGgttctggttgtcatcgatgacaattgagccagtcttatttgcgatgcctttcggtcgggtcgcagggtttttcgcgttcgtcgtcggtgtgcaataacaacaaaaccttatcataccatttcagctcgataaacatcgtaactcgtcgttcgcttcgttaatcagtaccccactaaacatgaatcatgtaaaactcgtaaaaacatctcaattaaaaagtcagactgttaaattcttcatcatttaattacaaataattttggttctatctttccacagccggctgtctaagataaatccatttcaattaaaagttaacagccgattaacgggaaatgactcatccgcagcatccgattgcttgccttgagattaaaacataatacctttcaacaaacactatgattttgggtcgcatcatcatcttctatgatgaatcctgaccaaacaccctatcctactaacaaattttcaggttcctggcgcttgtggggtgtaagcacagagtaaatcagctgccctagtagcaacctgcgctaactaacattcccgtcccttaaaatcgagatctacaaactgacatggcgggcgccgttggtggccaatgactgttacctattcgcaactgatctagcttaagcaatcatggtgttttatcttttcagcgcattcatacatgctgttgataagggaaacaccactagatcgtcgaagcatataatcagtagtgctgaaaggatattacggttctgttcagcaacggaggggcaaccatgggtgatctctcatgctcatgctcatgctcatgtcttttgtcttttgtcttttgtcttttgtcttttgtcttttgtcttttgtcttttgtcttttgtcttttgtcttttgtcttttgtcttttgtcttttgtcttttgtcttttgtcttttgtcttttgtcttttgtcttttgtcttttgtcttttgtcttttgtcttttgtcttttgtcttttgtcttttgtcttttgtcttttgtcttttgtcttttgtcttttgtcttttgtcttttgtcttttgtcttttgtcttttgtcttttgtcttttgtctagtttaagtttttagtttttagtttttagtttttagtttttagtttttagtttttagtttttagtttttagtttttagtttttagtttttagtttttagtttttagtttttagtttttagtttttagtttttagtttttagtttttagtttttagtttttagtttttagagtCTTTAAAAAGGGAAATGTGAGATTCATGCACatcaaagtaaaataaaaactgctgattttttttctcaataaaatTTTTATTGTACTGTACAAAATCTATAGACTAAGGGGAGTAAAGGAGTAATAGTAAAAAAATCTTGTGAAGGAGTAAAACGTCGCAAATTATTTACACACAGCAATTTGGAGACACTACAAATAAAACAATGACAGTGTACCGTTTCTGATGAGTATACAAAGTAGTAAACACAAAACAATATGTAAATAGTGGTAGTAGTTTCGTACAGTGAAAATAATATAAATCCTCTTTTCTTGCACAAATCGTTTGTGTGTTTGCGCTTTTTGTTTTGCGAGATGCTCCGACCAGGTTGGAAAGTCTTCATCTCGTCGCTTTTGGTTGGTACAAATTGGGGGGGTTTGGGTCGTTGGTGGGTAAAAAAACAGGAACAGCCTTTTTTGCAGTTCGGGACTTGTCCGCAGTGGCGCTGCCGACTCGTGCCCTCACTCGATATCACACGCTCGCATTGCTCGCCGTTTAGTGCAGTCCGTGGTATCCGAGTCCGGCGTATCCGGGGTATCCGTGGCCGAGGGCACCACCGTAGTATCCAGCGCCGCCGAGGTATCCTGCAGAGGCTTGAACGGTGCGTTAGTACAAATTGACTAGAGAGATGGGTTCTATTCGGTACAACTACCTGGGTATCCGCCGTAGTATCCACCGTGGTATCCGCCCAGACCGCCCAGACCGCCGTAGTATCCGGCTCCGTGGCTCAGGGCACCACCGTAGTATCCACCGTGGCTGAGGCCTCCGTAGCCGAGACCGCTGTAGCCGTAGCCCAGGCCGCTGTAGATTCCGCGCTTCTCGGTGGTCTTGACGTCATCGGCACCGTTGACGGCAGCGACGGCGAGGATCAGGCACAGAGCAATCTTGAGTGTTTGGTAAAGGGAAAAAGTGGTTTTAGTTTGAAGCAGTGTACAAATTTGAGAAAAAGAACTTaatataacacaaaaaaaaaaaatagatggtCAAGCAGAACTATATTTTCTGACAAATGTTCATGAGTtccaacaattcttcaaatctttaactCATTAAACTAGTAAATTTGATGAAACTCTCTTCCATTTTGAATGCCACCTTCATTTTTCCAATTGAACGCTAcacatcttcaatttttttaaagtttcattcagaattattcaaaaaaggtCCTACAGGTATTAAGTGTAACAATATAAAATATTAGAgaataaataacaaaattgaaaccGTTGCTCTCAAAAAACAAAGTGAACATGTGTCGAAGGTTTTTAAAGTCACTGAAAACATATTTAGTAAGAATATTTGTTAAACATTCATATACCTAACTAAAAGAAGATTTAGTGAAATAAATACAATTCTGAatcttattcatccaaaaatACTGACTTAAaggactttgataggatttcaatttgtttttggaatattttgtaacatgtaaggtttttctcatgattattatttttaaaacaggtactggggtaggccacacaaagtccatgcactattttggataaaaaagttttttcaataatgttatgaaaaatagttagttaaaagtttaaattccggagtgaatcatatttaaaatgttcaaatattatgTGTACGTTAGATGTACCATCActtaagtagctgatatagtttttaagaaaaatcattgtttatatttagttaacttagtgtataagcttttaaataaaatacatattaatttcaggtaaaattgtcCTAAatatccgaaaatgcattccatttttcgattcaaaattatgatcattgagaaaatcatgacactttgagaagtttaaaataattactttcatcaacattttcttaactaactttttaaacttttcaaaactttatgaaaatttcttcttgaggtactttgaactcACGGTCcgtatgattctaaacaattccgtacgtattttaattgtactctccattttgcggaaaaatcgcaaacctatcaaagtcggGGCCATCAAAGTCTTCCCGTTTTACGGTAACGAGGATAAATGTTCACTTTTTCTTGTTTAGCattctttaattttcaatattaaatcaTTCATTTGTATATTATTATCGTAGATAAATAAATATTAGTTTATGAAAAAGTTacaaaagaagatttttcagaACGATTCGTACTGCTGAAAAAATTCCAACTAGTTGAACACATGttgtataatttttgataacagTGCTGAgaagttaaaattattttttggcgatgaaaagtaggccgttccgTCATTCAATAATAACAGGAAAAGATAGAAATTTTACAAAGAAACTGCAAAAAATTAATGTTGaatgctgaaatttgaaaaaagagattcaaaatagtttttgaagatttatttttgaaatgtatcaaaattaattttgatagaaaattttaatttgaaacataaattttaaggagttttttttgtaaaaaaataaaat from Culex quinquefasciatus strain JHB chromosome 3, VPISU_Cqui_1.0_pri_paternal, whole genome shotgun sequence includes:
- the LOC119769493 gene encoding glycine-rich cell wall structural protein isoform X2, whose product is MKSFIALCLILAVAAVNGADDVKTTEKRGIYSGLGYGYSGLGYGGLSHGGYYGGALSHGAGYYGGLGGLGGYHGGYYGGYPGYLGGAGYYGGALGHGYPGYAGLGYHGLH
- the LOC119769493 gene encoding glycine-rich cell wall structural protein isoform X1; the encoded protein is MKSFIALCLILAVAAVNGADDVKTTEKRGIYSGLGYGYSGLGYGGLSHGGYYGGALSHGAGYYGGLGGLGGYHGGYYGGYPASAGYLGGAGYYGGALGHGYPGYAGLGYHGLH